A genomic window from Providencia alcalifaciens includes:
- a CDS encoding LemA family protein, protein MKFLIFIVVLVLIVIYFYNRIVALREAVVSSETEISVQLDRRGKVFDSLLATVKKYLSHETEVFTKITELRSQAQNATGDKAREAEDALSKMVSSGAINVAVEAYPELKSDAIMANLQEEIVSSENKLSFAKRGYNRSLETYNAYIASMPAALIVGIIPSLKINKEYWRLEEADIKAEESRRINFD, encoded by the coding sequence ATGAAATTTTTAATTTTTATTGTCGTATTGGTGCTGATTGTTATTTATTTTTATAACCGCATCGTTGCACTACGCGAAGCTGTCGTTTCTAGCGAAACTGAGATCTCTGTTCAATTAGATCGCCGCGGTAAAGTGTTTGATAGCTTACTGGCAACGGTCAAAAAATATTTAAGCCATGAAACAGAAGTCTTCACTAAAATTACCGAGCTCAGAAGCCAAGCACAAAATGCGACGGGGGATAAAGCTCGTGAAGCGGAAGATGCACTTTCTAAAATGGTCAGTAGCGGTGCCATCAATGTGGCAGTTGAAGCATATCCAGAGTTAAAATCTGATGCGATCATGGCAAATTTACAAGAAGAGATCGTTTCTTCTGAAAACAAACTCTCTTTTGCTAAACGTGGTTATAACCGTTCATTAGAAACGTATAACGCGTATATCGCTTCTATGCCTGCGGCATTAATTGTTGGCATTATTCCTAGCTTGAAAATCAATAAAGAATATTGGCGTTTAGAGGAAGCGGATATTAAAGCGGAAGAGTCTCGCCGTATTAACTTCGATTAA
- the cdd gene encoding cytidine deaminase has protein sequence MHSRFKAAWAELPEKLQSVLKPIMDKPDFSAMLTAEQVKQIKAESGCTDSELAFSLLPFAAAYAVTPISRFNVGAIACGISGNLYFGANMEFNHVSIGQTIHAEQCAITHAWLKGEKQLTSITVNYTPCGHCRQFMNELREGGKIMVHLPKRQAATLHDYLPDSFGPSDLNITTLLLDSVDHGYQNQSRDRLLSAAVEAANQSHAPYSESHSGIAVQLKDGSLFTGRYAENAAFNPSLPPLQAALIMVNLAGKDIHAIEQAVLVEKQDATVQQWCTTENTLHALGCQKVERIYLDGSI, from the coding sequence ATGCATTCAAGATTCAAGGCCGCTTGGGCCGAACTTCCAGAAAAGTTACAGTCTGTCCTAAAACCTATTATGGACAAACCTGATTTCTCAGCCATGTTAACCGCTGAGCAAGTAAAGCAGATTAAAGCTGAGAGTGGATGCACGGACAGTGAACTCGCTTTTTCATTATTACCTTTCGCAGCGGCTTACGCTGTCACACCAATTTCTCGCTTTAATGTAGGCGCAATCGCTTGCGGTATCAGCGGTAATCTCTATTTCGGCGCAAATATGGAATTTAACCATGTTTCTATTGGTCAAACTATCCATGCAGAACAATGTGCCATTACCCATGCGTGGTTAAAAGGCGAAAAGCAATTAACCTCTATTACCGTCAACTACACACCTTGCGGTCACTGCCGACAATTTATGAATGAGCTGCGTGAAGGCGGTAAGATTATGGTGCATTTACCAAAACGCCAAGCCGCGACACTTCATGACTATTTGCCTGATTCATTCGGTCCATCAGATCTGAATATCACCACATTGCTGCTCGACAGTGTGGATCATGGTTATCAAAATCAAAGCCGCGATAGACTGCTATCCGCTGCGGTTGAAGCTGCAAACCAATCTCACGCACCATACAGTGAATCTCATTCTGGTATTGCCGTGCAGTTAAAAGATGGCTCATTATTTACAGGCCGTTACGCGGAAAATGCTGCGTTTAACCCAAGCTTACCACCATTACAAGCGGCACTAATTATGGTGAATTTAGCGGGTAAAGATATTCATGCTATCGAGCAAGCAGTGTTAGTGGAAAAGCAAGATGCAACGGTGCAGCAGTGGTGTACAACAGAAAATACCTTGCACGCGTTAGGTTGCCAAAAAGTGGAACGCATTTATTTAGATGGGTCCATTTAA
- the htpX gene encoding zinc metalloprotease HtpX has product MDFRNVIRKNNIRTRLVVLSYIVLMLVIGLLADTATHPDERMDFASNLIAFATLQQLPVATFIILGLTFLGLLYIHFFGHKLMLAGMNAKEITQEGASTPEERQLFNILEELSLSATLRYVPRLYILDTDEPNAFAAGWNSRNALVGVTRGLLQTLNRQEVQAVMAHEVGHIIHGDSKLTLYVGILANVILTVTNVFAQVFIRSAGRSRNNSANKAQTILLLMNIVLPIITKVLYFYLSRTREYMADAAAVDLTSDNQAMISALKKISGNHQQHDYDDESTGQAYRQAAYIFNKGDSVFSTHPSIENRIAALEGRKQF; this is encoded by the coding sequence ATGGATTTTAGAAACGTTATACGTAAAAACAATATCCGTACTCGGTTAGTTGTGTTGAGTTATATTGTGTTGATGCTAGTGATTGGTTTGTTGGCGGATACCGCAACCCATCCAGATGAGAGAATGGATTTTGCCTCGAACCTGATAGCATTTGCGACATTACAACAACTGCCTGTGGCAACTTTTATTATTCTAGGGCTGACATTTTTAGGTCTACTTTATATTCACTTCTTTGGGCATAAATTGATGCTTGCAGGAATGAATGCGAAAGAAATAACCCAAGAAGGGGCTTCAACCCCAGAAGAAAGACAGCTATTCAATATTCTAGAAGAGTTGAGTTTAAGCGCGACATTACGTTATGTGCCTCGCCTGTATATTTTGGATACTGACGAACCCAATGCATTTGCGGCTGGCTGGAATTCTCGTAATGCTTTAGTCGGCGTCACGCGCGGTTTATTACAAACGCTAAATCGCCAAGAAGTTCAAGCGGTAATGGCTCATGAAGTAGGGCATATTATCCACGGTGATTCTAAATTAACGCTGTATGTGGGTATTTTGGCAAATGTTATTTTGACGGTAACGAACGTTTTTGCTCAAGTGTTTATTCGTTCAGCAGGGCGCAGCCGCAATAATTCAGCGAATAAAGCACAAACCATTTTATTATTGATGAATATCGTGTTGCCAATCATTACCAAAGTACTCTATTTTTATTTATCGCGTACCCGTGAATATATGGCGGATGCGGCTGCGGTGGATTTAACCTCCGATAACCAAGCTATGATCAGCGCCTTGAAGAAAATTTCAGGTAATCATCAGCAGCATGATTATGATGATGAAAGCACTGGACAAGCATACAGACAGGCGGCATATATTTTTAATAAGGGGGATTCTGTGTTTTCAACGCATCCTTCTATAGAGAACCGAATTGCAGCTTTAGAGGGGCGTAAACAGTTTTAG
- the metG gene encoding methionine--tRNA ligase, translating to MSQVANKLLVTCALPYANGSIHLGHILEHIQADIWVRYQRMRGKEVHFICADDAHGTPIMLKAQQLCITPEEMIAAMNQEHQDDFAGFQISYDNYHSTHSEENKQLSELIYGKLKNNGFIKNKTISQLYDPEKGMFLPDRFVKGTCPKCKAEDQYGDNCEVCSATYSPTDLINPRSVVSGATPVIRETEHFFFDLPAFSDMLQAWTRSGALQEQVANKMQEWFESGLQQWDITRDSPYFGFEIPDAPGKYFYVWLDAPIGYMGSFKNLCDKRSDLNFDEFWNKDSKADLYHFIGKDIVYFHSLFWPAMLEGSNYRKPTNLFVHGYVTVNGAKMSKSRGTFITARAYLDHFDADCLRYYYAAKLSSRIDDIDLNLEDFVQRVNSDIVNKVVNLASRNAGFIAKRFAGKLSANLAEPALYQQFVDAAKVIGDDFTNREYGKAVREIMALADIANRYVDEKAPWVVAKQEGKDQELQDICSMGINLFRVLMTYLKPILPSLTKRVEEFLKVELTWDSINTPLLNHDVAPFKALFNRIELAKAEAMVEASKQSAQPVKQLTGPLADDPIQETITFDDFAKIDLRIALIKQADFVEGSDKLLKLQLDIGGETRQVFSGIRSAYPDPKVLEGRLTVMVANLAPRKMRFGISEGMVMAAGPGGKDIYLLSPDNGAQPGMQVK from the coding sequence ATGTCTCAAGTCGCGAATAAATTACTGGTAACCTGTGCGTTACCATATGCTAACGGTTCAATCCATCTCGGTCATATTCTGGAGCACATTCAGGCTGATATTTGGGTCCGTTATCAGCGAATGCGCGGCAAAGAGGTTCATTTCATCTGTGCTGACGACGCGCACGGAACACCGATCATGCTAAAAGCTCAGCAATTATGTATTACGCCTGAAGAAATGATCGCGGCAATGAACCAAGAGCATCAGGACGATTTTGCAGGCTTCCAGATTAGCTACGATAACTACCACTCAACCCATAGCGAAGAGAACAAACAGTTATCTGAACTGATTTACGGCAAGTTAAAAAATAATGGTTTTATTAAGAACAAAACCATTTCACAGCTTTACGACCCAGAAAAAGGCATGTTCCTGCCTGACCGTTTCGTAAAAGGGACTTGTCCGAAATGTAAAGCAGAAGATCAATACGGCGATAACTGTGAAGTTTGTAGCGCAACCTATAGCCCAACAGACCTGATTAACCCACGTTCGGTGGTTTCAGGTGCAACGCCAGTTATCCGTGAAACTGAACACTTTTTCTTTGATTTACCTGCATTTAGCGACATGCTACAAGCATGGACTCGCTCTGGCGCACTGCAAGAGCAAGTGGCTAACAAAATGCAAGAATGGTTTGAATCTGGCTTACAACAGTGGGATATCACCCGTGATTCCCCGTATTTCGGCTTTGAAATTCCAGATGCGCCGGGTAAATATTTCTACGTTTGGCTGGATGCGCCAATCGGCTATATGGGCTCATTTAAAAACCTGTGTGACAAACGCAGCGATTTAAACTTTGATGAATTTTGGAATAAAGATTCCAAAGCGGATCTTTACCACTTTATCGGTAAAGATATCGTCTATTTCCACAGCCTATTCTGGCCAGCCATGTTAGAAGGCAGCAACTACCGTAAACCAACCAACCTGTTTGTTCACGGTTATGTCACCGTTAATGGTGCAAAAATGTCTAAGTCTCGCGGCACATTTATTACCGCTCGCGCTTATTTAGATCATTTCGATGCTGACTGCCTACGTTATTACTATGCAGCTAAACTCTCTTCACGCATCGACGATATCGACTTGAATTTAGAAGATTTTGTACAGCGTGTGAACAGCGATATTGTTAACAAAGTGGTGAACTTAGCCTCACGTAACGCAGGCTTTATTGCAAAACGTTTTGCTGGAAAATTATCCGCAAACTTAGCAGAACCCGCGCTATACCAACAATTTGTTGATGCGGCAAAAGTGATCGGTGACGATTTCACTAACCGTGAATATGGCAAAGCCGTGCGTGAAATTATGGCATTAGCGGATATTGCAAACCGCTATGTGGATGAGAAAGCACCTTGGGTCGTTGCGAAACAAGAAGGTAAAGACCAAGAACTGCAAGATATCTGCTCAATGGGTATCAACTTATTCCGCGTACTAATGACTTACTTGAAACCAATTCTGCCAAGCTTAACCAAGCGCGTGGAAGAGTTCCTGAAAGTTGAATTAACGTGGGATTCCATCAATACGCCATTACTGAACCATGACGTAGCGCCATTTAAAGCGTTATTTAACCGCATCGAATTAGCAAAAGCGGAAGCAATGGTAGAAGCGTCCAAACAAAGTGCTCAGCCAGTTAAACAACTGACAGGCCCTCTAGCGGATGATCCTATTCAAGAGACCATCACATTCGATGATTTTGCTAAAATTGACTTGCGCATTGCGCTGATCAAACAAGCAGACTTCGTTGAAGGCTCAGATAAGCTACTGAAATTACAGTTAGATATCGGCGGTGAAACTCGCCAAGTATTCTCCGGTATCCGTAGCGCTTATCCAGATCCAAAAGTCTTGGAAGGTCGTTTAACCGTAATGGTGGCAAACCTTGCACCACGTAAAATGCGCTTTGGTATCTCCGAAGGTATGGTGATGGCAGCAGGCCCTGGTGGTAAAGATATTTACCTACTGAGCCCAGATAATGGTGCACAACCAGGTATGCAAGTTAAATAA
- a CDS encoding CidB/LrgB family autolysis modulator produces the protein MLEHIWWSLPLTIVIFYLARALSIKCKLPILNPLLLTIAIIIPLLILTNTSYEHYFAGSKILNDLLQPAVVALAFPLYEQMHQIRAQWKSLFSICFAGSIVAMFTGAAIALWLGATPDIAGSILPKSVTTPIAMAVADSVGGIPAISAACVLFVGILGAMFGHSLFDVLRIRTHASRGLAMGTASHALGTARCAEVNYIEGAYSSLALMTCGVITSLIAPFIFPVILHLFS, from the coding sequence ATGTTAGAACATATTTGGTGGTCACTGCCATTAACTATCGTTATTTTCTACTTGGCAAGAGCGCTATCGATCAAGTGCAAATTACCCATTCTGAATCCATTATTATTAACTATCGCGATTATTATTCCGCTACTGATCCTGACGAACACCTCTTATGAACACTATTTTGCGGGCAGTAAAATCCTCAATGATTTATTGCAACCGGCTGTCGTCGCCCTCGCCTTTCCGCTCTACGAGCAAATGCACCAAATTAGAGCGCAATGGAAATCCCTATTTAGTATCTGTTTTGCTGGCAGTATTGTAGCGATGTTTACGGGCGCTGCTATTGCATTGTGGCTAGGGGCAACACCGGATATTGCAGGCTCAATATTACCTAAATCAGTGACAACACCGATAGCCATGGCCGTTGCCGATTCAGTCGGAGGCATACCCGCGATCAGCGCCGCTTGTGTCCTTTTTGTCGGGATTTTAGGGGCGATGTTTGGTCACAGCCTATTCGATGTTTTGCGTATTCGCACCCACGCATCACGAGGTTTGGCGATGGGTACCGCTTCTCATGCCTTGGGAACGGCACGTTGTGCAGAAGTTAACTACATTGAAGGGGCTTACAGTTCATTAGCATTAATGACCTGCGGGGTAATAACATCTTTAATTGCACCTTTTATTTTTCCTGTCATTCTTCACTTATTTAGCTAA
- a CDS encoding CidA/LrgA family protein has protein sequence MSLKQVLNTVWQYLRAFAILYLCLIIGNVISTLLPFSIPGSIVGMLLLFVLLALQVIPAHWAKPGCSILLKNMTILFVPIGVGIMNYYDLLSQQMIPIVVSCIASTLIVMIVVAVSSNYIHKERPIVGVKPDEVPLPPEEPISSTINNDKTKGKE, from the coding sequence ATGTCATTAAAACAAGTATTGAACACCGTATGGCAATATTTGCGAGCCTTCGCAATACTTTACCTCTGCCTGATCATCGGAAATGTGATTTCCACACTGCTTCCTTTTTCCATTCCCGGCAGTATTGTCGGTATGTTACTGCTGTTTGTCTTGCTAGCATTGCAGGTAATCCCTGCTCACTGGGCAAAACCTGGATGTAGCATCCTGCTGAAAAACATGACGATTTTATTCGTTCCCATCGGTGTGGGAATTATGAACTATTATGATTTGCTCAGCCAACAGATGATCCCAATTGTCGTCTCTTGCATTGCCAGCACACTCATTGTCATGATTGTTGTTGCGGTCAGCTCAAACTATATCCATAAAGAACGCCCAATTGTAGGTGTGAAGCCTGATGAAGTTCCTCTTCCTCCTGAAGAACCCATTTCTTCAACCATCAATAATGATAAAACCAAGGGGAAAGAGTGA
- a CDS encoding serine protease yields the protein MNNEVNRQGSVTLTWTDTSKALKILILTKRPELMYEYFASKGDRYALLANSVVKGDSFSGKFALNYLEEVIIENGQICNETKLEKYVLIWLMLIYEQRSRLKNGVTEITGDINYKEAMAFHERVFKKYKLPAEAWTLQPVFNVIPDEKDREVYWQKALDAVGDTEKEAELSLSTMNIMFESLYDAPANKQLQTHRWMRRVIDIDNAVDTVTLTFKKTYDFFEPPSLRIDLNEALALAYETGNPLIDRGTNRLSFWDYPSENINKYSIQTDWVGQTDFEHKDRLSEYYLERPAYILPETGLFDSPSVNYSPNVNKHNAMIDDVIGNIPFAGYSNNHSPFEITASEHRGYPVSVYRPNDFQIGECQMDRTVDTLRDHMSSINHSSSSFDRDFRIPQVPSIPEFNYSGGYSSSSSRFSF from the coding sequence ATGAATAATGAAGTCAATAGACAAGGAAGTGTAACATTAACGTGGACTGATACATCCAAAGCTTTAAAAATTTTAATTTTAACTAAAAGACCTGAATTAATGTATGAGTACTTTGCTAGTAAAGGTGACCGATATGCATTACTAGCAAATAGTGTTGTCAAAGGTGATTCTTTTTCAGGTAAATTTGCATTGAACTACTTAGAAGAAGTTATAATTGAAAATGGTCAAATATGCAATGAGACTAAACTTGAAAAATACGTTTTGATATGGCTTATGCTTATATATGAACAAAGGAGTAGACTTAAAAATGGTGTTACAGAGATAACAGGTGATATTAATTATAAAGAAGCAATGGCATTTCATGAGCGTGTTTTTAAAAAATACAAATTACCTGCGGAAGCATGGACTTTACAACCTGTTTTTAATGTCATCCCTGATGAAAAGGATAGAGAGGTATACTGGCAAAAAGCGCTGGATGCTGTAGGCGATACGGAAAAGGAGGCCGAATTAAGTTTAAGCACTATGAATATTATGTTTGAAAGTTTATATGATGCGCCTGCAAATAAACAATTGCAAACCCATCGCTGGATGAGAAGAGTGATAGACATAGACAATGCAGTAGATACCGTGACATTAACTTTTAAAAAAACGTATGATTTTTTTGAGCCGCCTTCACTAAGAATCGATCTTAATGAAGCTCTAGCATTAGCATATGAAACGGGAAATCCATTAATTGATAGAGGAACTAATCGACTATCATTTTGGGATTACCCATCTGAAAACATTAATAAATATTCAATACAGACTGATTGGGTTGGACAAACGGATTTTGAGCACAAAGATCGCCTTTCTGAATATTACCTTGAACGCCCTGCCTATATATTGCCTGAAACCGGATTATTTGATTCTCCATCGGTCAATTACAGCCCCAATGTTAATAAACACAATGCCATGATAGATGATGTTATTGGCAACATTCCTTTTGCTGGCTATTCCAATAATCATTCACCATTTGAAATAACGGCTTCAGAACACCGAGGATACCCAGTGAGTGTATATAGACCAAATGATTTTCAAATAGGTGAATGCCAGATGGATCGAACTGTTGATACCTTAAGAGACCACATGTCCTCCATAAATCACTCATCAAGCTCGTTTGATAGGGATTTTAGAATACCGCAAGTACCAAGTATTCCTGAATTTAACTACAGTGGTGGCTATAGCAGCTCATCATCCAGATTTTCATTTTAA
- the udk gene encoding uridine kinase produces the protein MTDTSHHCTIVGISGASASGKSLIASTLYRELREKVGDHNIGVIPEDCYYKDQTDIPMEERLKVNYDHPNSMDHSLLYEHLKALKSGQTVEIPQYDYVAHTRKQQTVSFKPKKVIIIEGILLLTDKRLREEMDFSIFVDTPLDICLMRRIKRDVNERGRTLDSVIEQYNKTVRPMFLQFIEPSKQYADIIVPRGGKNRVAIDILKAKIGEFCQD, from the coding sequence ATGACTGACACATCGCATCACTGTACCATTGTAGGTATATCGGGCGCTTCTGCATCTGGCAAAAGCCTAATTGCAAGCACTTTATATCGGGAGTTAAGAGAAAAGGTTGGTGACCATAATATCGGTGTTATTCCAGAAGATTGTTACTATAAAGATCAAACAGATATTCCAATGGAAGAACGACTTAAAGTGAATTACGACCATCCAAATTCAATGGACCACAGTTTGCTTTATGAACATCTCAAAGCACTGAAAAGTGGTCAAACCGTCGAAATTCCTCAGTATGACTATGTCGCTCATACTCGCAAACAGCAAACCGTCAGTTTTAAACCAAAAAAGGTCATTATTATTGAAGGTATCCTATTATTAACAGACAAGCGTTTACGTGAAGAGATGGATTTCTCTATTTTTGTGGATACACCACTGGATATCTGCTTAATGCGCCGTATTAAACGCGATGTTAATGAAAGAGGAAGAACATTAGACTCCGTGATTGAACAGTACAATAAAACGGTTCGCCCAATGTTCTTACAATTTATTGAACCATCAAAACAATATGCCGATATTATCGTACCTCGTGGCGGTAAAAACCGTGTGGCGATTGATATTTTGAAAGCGAAAATTGGTGAGTTCTGTCAGGATTGA
- a CDS encoding NAD-dependent malic enzyme, whose amino-acid sequence MEHEHETKRPLYIPYAGPILLEFPLLNKGSAFTEEERANFNLYGLLPEQVETIEEQVERAYRQLIDFKTDIDKHIYLRNIQDTNETLFYRLIDAHLTEVMPLIYTPTVGEACEHFSDIYRRARGLFISYPNREYIDDMLQNATKQNVKVIVVTDGERILGLGDQGIGGMGIPIGKLSLYTACGGISPAYTLPVVIDVGTNNPQRLNDPLYMGWRHPRITGEEYDEFLEEFIQAVKRRWPNVLLQFEDFAQKNAMPLLNRYRDELCCFNDDIQGTASVTLGSLIAASHAAGSKLSDQRVTFLGAGSAGCGIAEQIIAQMKSEGLSDEEARARIYMVDRFGLLTDKLPNLLDFQSKLTQNSANLQDWDVNSDAISLLDVVRNAKPTVLIGVSGQAGLFTEEIIKEMHKHCPRPIVMPLSNPTSRVEARPEDIINWTEGQALVATGSPFPPVAYKDKVFAIAQCNNSYIFPGIGLGVIASGAKRVTDGMLMAASRALASCSPLAQKGEGPLLPLLSEIQDVSRVIAKQVAKEAQVQGVATMTSDSALDEAIEHNFWKPEYRIYKRTSF is encoded by the coding sequence ATGGAACATGAACACGAAACAAAACGTCCCCTATACATTCCTTATGCTGGTCCAATCTTACTCGAATTTCCTTTACTGAATAAAGGAAGCGCCTTTACAGAAGAAGAACGCGCTAATTTTAACCTGTATGGCTTACTACCTGAACAAGTTGAAACTATTGAAGAACAAGTTGAACGTGCTTATCGCCAATTAATTGATTTTAAAACAGATATTGATAAGCATATCTACCTGCGTAATATTCAAGACACCAACGAAACCCTATTTTATCGCCTAATTGATGCACATTTAACCGAAGTGATGCCGCTCATTTATACCCCGACTGTGGGTGAAGCTTGCGAACATTTCTCTGATATCTATCGCCGTGCACGTGGTTTGTTTATCTCTTATCCGAACCGTGAATACATCGATGACATGCTGCAAAACGCCACTAAACAAAACGTAAAAGTTATCGTTGTGACAGATGGCGAACGTATTCTTGGTTTAGGTGACCAAGGTATCGGTGGTATGGGTATTCCAATCGGTAAATTATCCCTGTATACAGCCTGTGGTGGTATTAGCCCTGCGTATACCTTGCCAGTCGTTATTGATGTGGGAACCAACAACCCACAACGCCTGAATGATCCGCTGTATATGGGCTGGCGTCACCCGCGCATTACTGGCGAAGAATATGATGAGTTCCTTGAAGAATTTATCCAAGCCGTAAAACGCCGCTGGCCAAATGTGCTGCTGCAATTTGAAGACTTTGCCCAGAAAAATGCGATGCCATTATTGAACCGCTATCGCGATGAACTTTGCTGCTTTAACGATGATATCCAAGGCACCGCTTCCGTTACTCTGGGTAGCTTAATTGCCGCTAGCCATGCGGCTGGTAGCAAACTGAGCGACCAACGCGTCACATTCTTGGGCGCAGGTTCAGCGGGCTGTGGTATTGCAGAGCAAATTATTGCCCAGATGAAATCAGAAGGTTTGAGCGATGAAGAAGCGCGTGCGCGTATCTACATGGTTGACCGTTTCGGATTACTAACCGATAAATTACCTAACTTGCTGGATTTCCAAAGCAAATTGACGCAAAACAGCGCTAACTTACAAGATTGGGATGTCAACAGTGACGCTATTTCACTGTTAGATGTTGTGCGCAATGCGAAGCCAACAGTGCTTATTGGTGTTTCTGGTCAAGCAGGTCTATTCACCGAAGAAATCATCAAAGAGATGCACAAGCACTGCCCTCGCCCAATCGTGATGCCATTATCTAACCCGACATCCCGTGTTGAAGCGCGCCCAGAAGATATTATCAACTGGACAGAAGGTCAGGCATTAGTGGCCACAGGTAGCCCATTCCCACCAGTGGCTTATAAAGACAAAGTCTTTGCTATCGCACAATGCAACAACTCCTATATCTTCCCTGGTATTGGTTTAGGCGTGATTGCATCCGGTGCAAAACGTGTGACCGATGGCATGTTGATGGCGGCAAGCCGTGCATTAGCAAGCTGCTCACCACTGGCACAAAAGGGTGAAGGTCCACTGTTACCACTGCTATCCGAGATCCAAGATGTTTCCCGTGTGATAGCCAAACAAGTGGCTAAAGAAGCGCAAGTTCAAGGCGTGGCGACCATGACGTCAGATAGCGCATTAGATGAAGCGATTGAGCACAATTTCTGGAAACCAGAATATCGTATCTATAAACGCACATCATTCTAA
- the apbC gene encoding iron-sulfur cluster carrier protein ApbC has product MNDKSPEQNKPELLTEQVSTVLASFTHPTLKRNLISIKALHRCALLDNVLHVELVMPFVWKGPFQTLISEKTAELKQLTGAHAVEWKLRHDITTLKRANDLPGINGVRNILAVSSGKGGVGKSSTSVNLALALAQEGAKVGILDADIYGPSIPNMLGTTLERPTSPDGQHMAPIMAYGLATNSIGYLVTDDNAMVWRGPMASKALMQMLQDTLWPDLDYLVIDMPPGTGDIQLTLSQNIPVTGAVVVTTPQDIALVDAMKGIVMFKKVNVPVLGVVENMSAHICSNCGHVEPIFGTGGAEKLAEKYNTKLLGQVPLHISLREDLDRGQPTVMRDPEGEFADIYREIASNISALMYWEGDKIPTEISFRAV; this is encoded by the coding sequence ATGAACGATAAATCCCCCGAGCAGAACAAACCAGAACTGCTGACTGAACAAGTCTCCACTGTTTTGGCTTCATTTACACACCCAACTCTCAAGCGCAATCTGATTTCAATCAAAGCATTGCATCGTTGTGCGTTGTTGGACAATGTGTTGCATGTCGAATTAGTTATGCCATTTGTCTGGAAAGGCCCATTCCAAACGCTGATCAGCGAAAAAACCGCTGAATTAAAGCAATTGACGGGTGCTCACGCCGTAGAATGGAAATTACGCCACGATATTACCACTTTGAAGCGTGCAAACGATTTACCGGGCATCAATGGTGTGCGTAATATTCTTGCGGTGAGTTCAGGTAAAGGGGGTGTAGGTAAATCCAGTACTTCCGTGAACTTAGCGTTAGCATTGGCGCAAGAAGGCGCAAAAGTCGGTATCCTCGATGCGGATATCTACGGTCCTTCAATTCCGAATATGCTGGGAACGACACTGGAGCGCCCAACATCTCCAGATGGTCAGCACATGGCACCGATTATGGCGTATGGCTTAGCTACTAACTCCATTGGTTACTTAGTCACTGATGACAACGCGATGGTATGGCGTGGTCCGATGGCGAGTAAAGCTTTGATGCAGATGCTGCAAGATACGCTATGGCCAGATCTGGATTATCTCGTTATCGATATGCCACCGGGAACGGGGGATATCCAACTGACTCTGTCACAAAATATTCCAGTGACAGGCGCAGTCGTTGTGACCACGCCGCAAGATATTGCTTTAGTGGATGCGATGAAAGGGATTGTTATGTTCAAAAAAGTGAACGTACCAGTGCTGGGTGTTGTTGAAAACATGAGTGCGCATATTTGTAGTAATTGTGGTCATGTGGAGCCTATTTTCGGTACCGGTGGTGCAGAAAAACTGGCTGAGAAATACAATACCAAACTGTTAGGTCAGGTTCCGCTGCATATTTCATTACGTGAAGACTTAGACCGTGGTCAGCCGACCGTAATGCGCGACCCTGAAGGCGAATTTGCTGATATCTATCGCGAAATTGCGTCTAACATCTCAGCATTGATGTATTGGGAAGGGGATAAAATCCCGACTGAGATCTCTTTTCGCGCCGTGTAA